A genomic window from Diceros bicornis minor isolate mBicDic1 chromosome 35, mDicBic1.mat.cur, whole genome shotgun sequence includes:
- the LOC131398371 gene encoding melanoma antigen preferentially expressed in tumors-like: MWPKLPRQVHFQDTFRSRFFRMSIRAPRRLLELAGQSLLRSEALAIAALEELPMELFPPLFTAAFAGGHNEILKAMVQAWPFAYLPLGALMREQQPHQETFQAALDGLDVLLAQEVRPRRWKLQVLDLRKKARQNFWTVWSGTRTGICSFLEPEEAPPMRKRQKVDGSRVGLKQPLAPVEVLIDLCLKEGTPDESLTYLIKKVKQRRGLLHLCCKKLKIFAMPMQNIKKILKMVQLDSIQDLEVNCTWKLSTLGQFAPHLGQMGSLRRLLLSHIHMSSHTAQVKEEQCVSQFTSQFLSLHHLQELYLDSISFLEGRLDQLLRCLRTPLETLSITNCLLSELDLTHLSQCPNVSQLKDLDLSGVSLTCMSAEPLQVLIERASATLQDLDLDECGIMDSQFSAILPALSRCSQLTIFSFCGNPISMAVLENLLRHTIGLSKLSHVLYPAPLESYEDVYGTLHLGILAHLHARLKQMLQELGRPNMVWFSANPCPHCGDRTFYDPEPIRCPCYLPA; this comes from the exons GATACATTTCGTAGCAGATTCTTCAGGATGAGCATCAGAGCTCCCCGCAGACTCCTGGAACTGGCAGGTCAGAGCCTGCTCAGGAGTGAGGCCTTGGCCATCGCTGCTCTGGAGGAGCTGCCCATGGAGCTCTTTCCGCCGCTGTTCACAGCCGCCTTTGCCGGGGGACACAACGAGATCCTGAAGGCGATGGTCCAGGCTTGGCCCTTCGCCTACCTCCCCCTGGGGGCCCTCATGAGGGAGCAGCAGCCTCACCAGGAGACCTTCCAAGCTGCGCTAGATGGACTCGATGTCCTGCTTGCCCAGGAGGTTCGCCCCAG GAGGTGGAAACTGCAAGTGCTGGATTTACGGAAGAAGGCTCGCCAGAACTTCTGGACCGTGTGGTCTGGAACCAGGACTGGTATATGCTCCTTCTTGGAGCCAGAGGAGGCCCCACCCATGAGGAAGAGGCAGAAAGTGGATGGTTCAAGGGTGGGGCTGAAGCAGCCCTTGGCTCCAGTGGAGGTGCTCATAGACCTTTGCCTCAAGGAAGGCACCCCTGACGAGTCCCTCACTTATCTCATTAAGAAAGTCAAGCAGAGGAGAGGTTTGCTACATCTGTGCTGTAAGaagctgaagatttttgcaatgcCGATGCAGAACATTAAGAAGATCCTGAAAATGGTGCAGCTAGACTCTATCCAGGATTTGGAAGTGAATTGCACTTGGAAGCTGTCCACCCTGGGTCAGTTTGCTCCTCACCTGGGCCAGATGGGCAGTCTGCGCAGGCTCCTTCTGTCCCACATCCACATGTCTTCCCACACTGCCCAGGTGAAGGAGGAGCAGTGTGTCAGCCAGTTCACCTCGCAGTTCCTCAGTCTGCACCACCTCCAGGAGCTCTATTTGGACTCGATCTCCTTCCTTGAAGGCCGCCTGGACCAGTTGCTCAG GTGCCTGAGGACCCCCTTGGAGACCCTGTCAATAACTAACTGCCTGCTTTCGGAATTAGACCTGACACATCTGTCCCAATGCCCGAACGTCAGTCAGCTGAAGGACCTGGATCTCAGCGGGGTCAGCCTGACCTGTATGAGTGCTGAGCCCCTTCAAGTTCTAATAGAGAGAGCCTCCGCCACCCTCCAGGACCTGGACTTAGATGAGTGTGGGATCATGGACTCCCAGTTCAGTGCCATCCTGCCTGCCCTGAGCCGCTGCTCCCAGCTCACGATCTTCAGCTTCTGTGGAAACCCCATCTCCATGGCCGTTCTGGAGAACCTGCTGCGCCACACCATCGGGCTGAGCAAGCTGAGTCACGTGCTGTACCCCGCCCCCCTGGAGAGTTATGAGGACGTCTACGGCACCCTCCATCTGGGCATCCTGGCTCATCTCCACGCCAGGCTGAAGCAGATGCTGCAGGAGCTGGGACGGCCCAACATGGTCTGGTTCAGTGCCAACCCCTGTCCTCACTGTGGCGACAGGACCTTCTATGACCCGGAGCCCATTCGGTGCCCCTGTTACCTGCCTGCCTAG